The Xylanibacillus composti DNA window TTCCCACACGTGTATATTGCAATTTCCCACCTGCCTGAGCCTTCATCTGCAATACTTGTCCATCATTTGTAAAATAAAACTGAAAACCTGCCATATTCATCCCACCTGTTCATATGTCGTGTAATCGCCCTTATGCAAACTGCCCGCCAAATAAACGTTCATTTCCCCATTCTCCGATAGCTCTACTCCTTCCAGCCATGACCGACAATTTTTCACGCTATTGACAGCAGCCAGAAATTCCTGTGCTTTGGATCCGGTTGCAGATGGGTCAGATGTAACCACTTTAAAAAAATATGGTTGCCCGCCGTACTGAAACCATTCCAATACTTCGCCTGTTTGGAATACAGTCTCAACTAATTCACGTACGGCTGAAGGCGTTCCTTTCCGCTTATGCCACGCTAAAGAATTTTTAACTAACGCACGCCGTTGCCCTATTGGTAGAGTCTGATCGTAGAAATCAACATGAAATTGCCATGCCAATTGATCGATCCATTTCGAAGGTAACGAATCAATATGATGCAGCAGTTCTACTTTTTGAATGGCTAAAGTCACTAACTTAAGCTGTCGATCGATGGATATAGCTGCAGCAATCACTCGCGAGTCATTACGCATATTTGATGGTATTAGATCGATGAGTTTGACGTGTTCAAAATTAATCATCTTCCAATCCTCCATAAGTCACGTTCACCGTTTCGGCTATCGCAATATTGGTTTTCGCCACCTCCACATAATTTGGCGACATGATATCCACTCTACGGGCACCGGCATTCATAATACGTCTTATTAATTCTGACGGCATTATATCCCGCCCAATTTTGGATTTTTGCCACATGATGTATGCTTCCACTGCATCGGAAACCGCTTCTCGAATAGTAACCGCATCTGCTGAGCGTGAGCTGTCAATATAATAAATTATTTCAATGTCATAATTCGTTTGTTCTGGAGCTTTGACTGTTACTTTGTCATTTAATGGTCGAATGTGATCTGCATTGCAAATAGTCAATACCTTACCGAGAACCTCTTGTGTAGGTAATTGTCCTTCTGCTAGTAGAGGTCTAATCTCAACCTCTCCGGGACTCGGGGACCAGACAAATACATCGCTGATATCTTTTGAGGCTGTTCTAGCCCAGTATTCATATGCCCCGGTAGGCCCCGCCACTGAAAAACGTTCTGGAGAAATATAAATACGTTCACGATAGGCATCGTCGCTCTCGATGTCGTTCCCACCGACACTCTCTGTCAGATTCGCAACAGCAGCAACGTACGGAATCGGATCCACCAGAATATTGATCTGCCCCGGCGCATAGCCGTTACCGACAACCCCAGATTCCAGACATTCGCATAGAAAATCACCTTCTGTTTCCCCAGCGGGAATGTCCCCGCCACCCACGACGGTGAAGTATAACTCATTCCCGGGTGTCACCCGGGTGCCGGGCGGGATTAGTGTCGCCCCCGGCTGCGGCGCAGACAACGTAAAGCGAACGGTCGTAGTGGCGGACTCCGCTTGCAAGCGAGGCGTTTCTGTCAAGGCGCCAAGCTGATCCAGATAATCGCCTGTGGCATAGCGCAGCAGATTCATCTTGGCACTTTGATTGATCAGCACCCGCTGCTGGATAATCAAGTCGGCTATAGTCATTAAAAAAAGCCGCACCGGATCGCCCGGATACAGCTTTTTGCCTGCTACTGCCTCATAGACCGCGATGATACTGTTCTTGATCTCCTCCGGATTCGTATCGACAAATTCGATATCCGGCAAGTCGTATATACTCATTCGAGCCTCACCCCTTCCCTTAGCCGAAATGTAATGCTGGGCAACAGCCTCCCGGATGGCCCATCTTCCTTGTAATCTACACGGACGACCTCTACACGCGGTTCATTCTGCTGAATGGCTGCCACGATGCGCTCGGTCAGGCGGGCTTGGTTCAATGCGTTCATCGGGCTGTCCAGCGGCGATATATCTATGCCAAATGCGCGATTCAGCGCCACGCTTCCTTGGGCCGTCGTTACAATGGTACGTATATTCTGGCTCAACTCCCGTATGCCGGTAGCGCCGAAGTCAATGGCTTCGTCCGCAGCGAGCGTCGTAAATTCCATGCTCATCCTCTCCCTCACACGTATTCTTTCAGCGTCAGATTCGCAATGCCGACAAGCAGGCGTCCAGCCCCGTCAAAAAAAGTCCAGTCTTGCGCAACGGTATCGATATACCACTTGTGCACACCCATCGGAAGCCCCCCGACAATAAGCGTCTCCGCTCTTCCCTCGCGGCACATGACGAGCAGCTTCGTCATCTCGGAGCGAGGATTCATGCCGTACCGAACGTCGAAGCGCATAGAAAAAGAAATCGTATCCTGTCCAGGCCCGATATACTCGGGTTTAGGATGCCGCAGGTGAATGTCATGCAACGACCACCGTGCGGATGTTGAGCGAGAGAAATTTTCAAAAGTGCGAATCTGGTCCGCCGACGCCAAAAACACCACTTCCCCAAACGTACCGATCACTCGATCACCCCCAACCAATAGCCGGTTTCCAGACCGTTGCCGAGAAACACGCACAGTACCGTCTGTCCCACATTCGGCATGCGGATCGCCGCATGTTCATCCAACGAAATCGGCGGCATAATAAGCTGCAGCCAGCCGCTTACCAGATGGTCACGATC harbors:
- a CDS encoding phage tail protein I, producing the protein MINFEHVKLIDLIPSNMRNDSRVIAAAISIDRQLKLVTLAIQKVELLHHIDSLPSKWIDQLAWQFHVDFYDQTLPIGQRRALVKNSLAWHKRKGTPSAVRELVETVFQTGEVLEWFQYGGQPYFFKVVTSDPSATGSKAQEFLAAVNSVKNCRSWLEGVELSENGEMNVYLAGSLHKGDYTTYEQVG
- a CDS encoding baseplate assembly protein → MSIYDLPDIEFVDTNPEEIKNSIIAVYEAVAGKKLYPGDPVRLFLMTIADLIIQQRVLINQSAKMNLLRYATGDYLDQLGALTETPRLQAESATTTVRFTLSAPQPGATLIPPGTRVTPGNELYFTVVGGGDIPAGETEGDFLCECLESGVVGNGYAPGQINILVDPIPYVAAVANLTESVGGNDIESDDAYRERIYISPERFSVAGPTGAYEYWARTASKDISDVFVWSPSPGEVEIRPLLAEGQLPTQEVLGKVLTICNADHIRPLNDKVTVKAPEQTNYDIEIIYYIDSSRSADAVTIREAVSDAVEAYIMWQKSKIGRDIMPSELIRRIMNAGARRVDIMSPNYVEVAKTNIAIAETVNVTYGGLEDD
- a CDS encoding GPW/gp25 family protein — encoded protein: MEFTTLAADEAIDFGATGIRELSQNIRTIVTTAQGSVALNRAFGIDISPLDSPMNALNQARLTERIVAAIQQNEPRVEVVRVDYKEDGPSGRLLPSITFRLREGVRLE
- a CDS encoding phage tail protein, which codes for MIGTFGEVVFLASADQIRTFENFSRSTSARWSLHDIHLRHPKPEYIGPGQDTISFSMRFDVRYGMNPRSEMTKLLVMCREGRAETLIVGGLPMGVHKWYIDTVAQDWTFFDGAGRLLVGIANLTLKEYV
- a CDS encoding phage baseplate assembly protein V yields the protein MNIIKVGRVSAVDAAQLRIRATFPDRDHLVSGWLQLIMPPISLDEHAAIRMPNVGQTVLCVFLGNGLETGYWLGVIE